In the uncultured Methanobacterium sp. genome, one interval contains:
- a CDS encoding flavodoxin domain-containing protein, protein MIKTLILYESRYGSTFEAANIISLILGPSRRYPVSQFGEGCRDFDFIVMGAPIYNGKIHPKLQTFLDNEREWLDEKSIALFCTCLNGSDGLRVLREVEDSLGGNVLELGVLGGRLEMDRLNDRDYEALKEYISREGLPTEGMDLFNSQEVVEWALRLIDIRDGLLDELPVVELRKEVEDFLKQHNTCTLATSSPGRVRATPLEYTYHQGHLYILSEGGRKFANLLSDSKVSVAVYDDYTDMNNLLGMQITGEAIMVDDSGEYQQAIAMKGLSMDYIRSLPMDLKLIRVDLEKVEFLNSQFEKKGYSERQVLKF, encoded by the coding sequence TTGATTAAAACCCTTATTTTATATGAAAGCCGGTATGGATCTACCTTCGAAGCAGCCAACATAATTTCACTTATTCTGGGTCCCTCCCGTCGTTATCCTGTTTCACAGTTTGGTGAAGGTTGTCGTGATTTTGATTTTATAGTAATGGGTGCTCCCATCTATAATGGGAAGATCCACCCTAAACTACAGACTTTCCTGGATAATGAGCGAGAATGGCTTGATGAAAAAAGCATAGCCCTTTTTTGCACCTGTCTCAATGGTTCTGATGGTCTGCGTGTTCTCAGGGAAGTTGAAGATAGTTTAGGGGGTAACGTTCTTGAACTGGGTGTTCTGGGAGGTCGCCTGGAAATGGATCGTTTAAATGATCGGGACTACGAGGCACTGAAGGAATACATCTCCAGGGAAGGATTACCTACTGAGGGAATGGATTTATTCAACAGTCAAGAAGTTGTGGAATGGGCATTACGGCTTATTGATATACGGGATGGACTTCTAGATGAACTCCCTGTAGTGGAACTTAGGAAAGAGGTTGAAGATTTTTTAAAACAACACAACACCTGTACCCTGGCCACCAGTTCCCCGGGCAGAGTACGCGCCACACCACTGGAGTACACCTACCATCAGGGACATCTCTACATTCTCAGTGAAGGAGGACGGAAGTTTGCCAACTTGCTTTCTGATTCCAAAGTGTCAGTGGCAGTATATGATGATTACACTGATATGAATAATCTATTGGGAATGCAGATCACAGGAGAGGCCATCATGGTGGACGACTCTGGTGAATATCAACAAGCCATAGCCATGAAGGGTCTTAGTATGGATTACATCCGATCACTACCCATGGATCTTAAACTCATCAGGGTGGATCTGGAGAAGGTTGAATTTCTAAACTCACAGTTTGAAAAAAAGGGATACTCTGAAAGACAGGTTTTGAAGTTTTAA